The nucleotide sequence CGTGATGCAGCAATTGGTCGTGAAGATTCACAACCCGCTCAACAAGTTCTCGATAACGCACTGGTAAGAAAAGTAAATGCTTGGAACAAAGACCAAGTTATCTATCTTGATTCAAGCTCTATTTACATTTCAGGCGGGATCCAAACTTACTCTCGCTTAATGGATACCATTAATCAGGCGTTGGATCAGAAAAAATAAAATAATCGAATGAAAACGTTCCATTTATCATTGGGGATAGGGATTGTTGCTATCCTCTCAATGATCAGTCTATTTATCGGCGCAGGAGATATTACTCCTGCTTCGCTTTTTTCTGATCCCGATATGCGCGATATCTTCTTTATCAGCCGTGTACCAAGAACCCTATCATTATTACTCGCCGGTGGTGCCATTAGTGTTGCAGGTTTAATCATGCAACTACTCACTCAAAACCGCTTTGTTGAACCTTCTCTCGCAGGAACAACACAATCTGCAAGTCTTGGCTTATTAGTTGTCATGTTGCTCTTTCCAGCCGCTGGCATCTTTACCAAAATGATGGTTGCAACTGTTTTTGCCCTTCTTGGTACTTTGTTATTTATGTTGCTTTTGCAAAGGATCACCTTAAAAACAACACTAATAGTACCTTTAGTGGGCATTATGCTCAGTGCAGTTATTGGCGCACTCACTATCTTCTTAGCGGTATATTTCGATTTACTGCAATCATTAGATGCATGGACAAGTGGCGATTTCTCAAGTGTGTTACAAGGCCGTTATGAGCTGTTATGGCTTGTCGGTGCGCTAGCAATCATGGCGTGTTGGGTGGCTGATAGCTTTACTGTTGCCGGAATGGGGCGTGAATTTTCCATTAACGTGGGACTCAATTACCGCAAAGTGATGATCATT is from Proteus columbae and encodes:
- a CDS encoding ABC transporter permease, coding for MKTFHLSLGIGIVAILSMISLFIGAGDITPASLFSDPDMRDIFFISRVPRTLSLLLAGGAISVAGLIMQLLTQNRFVEPSLAGTTQSASLGLLVVMLLFPAAGIFTKMMVATVFALLGTLLFMLLLQRITLKTTLIVPLVGIMLSAVIGALTIFLAVYFDLLQSLDAWTSGDFSSVLQGRYELLWLVGALAIMACWVADSFTVAGMGREFSINVGLNYRKVMIIGLSIIALISGVVVSVVGALPFLGLIVPNLVSLVMGDNIRKTIPWVCLSGGAIVLLCDVIGRLIRYPFEIPASVILGAVGAIIFLFLILKQQRYAKS